The genomic window ATTATTTATCAAAAAGCCCTGATCGTTATTAACGGTCAGGGCTTTTTGTTTTTCCAGTATCCATTTAAAAGGCAGTGGCGGCGTTTCTTTTAGACTTTACGAAAATGGATGTTTTGTGGTACTACCCCATAAAACAAACGGGAGAAAAAATCGTATGTCAATGCATCATACCCGGATTTCGCATCATTTGATTACCCGGGATCTGGCCGCAGTGGCCATGGGGGCGAAACCGGCGGATCTGATCATTAAAAATGGCCGCCTTGTGGATGTTTGTACCGCCAGAATCCGGGAGCCTGTGGATATTGCTGTCTACCAGGGCCATATCGCTCTGGTGGGAGATGCAGCCCATGTTCAGGTCAATTCACAGACCCGCGTTATGGATGCGTCTGGTAAATATCTGTGTCCCGGATTAATCGATTCCCATATGCATATCGAAAGTTCCATGGTGGATCTGCCCGCATTTGCCGCCGGTGTGCTGCCCCAGGGCACCACCACCATCTGTCCGGACATTCATGAATTGACCAATGTCCTAGGGATGAAGGCGGTGGATCTGTTTTATGAAAGTGCAAAGGGGTTGCCCCTGAAGGCGCTGATTGCCATGCCCGTGTGCGTCCCGTCTCTGCCGGGCATGGAGGATGCCGGTGCCGATGTGACACCTTCCCTGGTCCGGGAAGCCTATGAAAGCGGCAGGGTCTTTCTTCAGGGAGAACAGATGAATTTTCCGGGAGTTATTTTCGGGGATGACACAGTGCATCAGATCATTTCAGCCGGCATCCGGGCCAATAAGGTATTGACCGGCCATTTTTCATCCCGGGACACCAATGCCGGGTTGAATGCCTATATCGCTTCGGGTATGACAGCGGATCATGAAACAACAACGGCACAAGGTGCCGCAGCCCGGGCCATGCGCGGCATGTACGTGCAGCAGCGATATGGCAGTGCCTGGCTGGATCTGCCTCAGCTGGTGGAAGCCATCACCCATGATCCGGGCTGTGACACCCGGTTCTATACCCTGGTGACCGATGATGTCACCGCGGCCACCGTTGTCTCGAACGGGCATCTGGTCCGTGTATTGAGAAAAGCGATTCAGCTGGGGATCAACCCGGTCATGGCGTTGCAGATGGTGACCATCAATCCCGCGCAGATGCTGGAAGCATCCCGGTGGATCGGGTCATTGACCCCGGGTCGGGCCGCGGATATCCTGGTGGTGGACAATCTGACGCAGTTCACTATATCTCAGGTGTTTTGCGATGGCGTGGCCGTGGCAGAAGACAATCAGTTGTGCCGGCCCATTCATCCGTATGCGTATCCGGACTGGGCGTTGAAAACCATGCATCTGGATTGGCTGGCACCCACGGATTTTCATATCCCGGCACCGTTTGAAAATCCGGTTCAGGTCCGTGTCATTCATCTGGTGCCCGACCGGGTGCATACTTTGTCAAAAACAAGGACGCTTGAATCCAAAGACCGGTGCCTGCATGCAGATCCTTTGCAGGATCTGGCCAAAGCCGGAGTGTTTTACCGGCATTCCCCCAATGGCTCGGCTGACAAATCCCGGGGACTGGGATTTGTATCCGGGACCCGGTTTATTCCGGGGTCTGCCTATGCGTCAACGGTGTCACATGATTCCCATAATCTGCTGGTCGTGGGGATGGATGACACTGCCATGGCGCTGGCTGCCAATACATTGATTGAATCAGGCGGCGGCCTGGCTGTGGTGATGGAAAACCGGGTTCTGGCGCATTTGCCTTTGCCTCTGGGAGGGATCATGGGGCTTGAATCCATGGAAACCACAGCAGTTGGGGTTCAGGCGGTTGAAAATGCACTGGCACAGATCGGGTGCCCCCACAAGTCCTTTGAAATGACTTTGAGCCTGCTGGGTCTGGTGGTACTGGGAGAACTGCGCCTTTCCAACCGGGGCCTGGTGGAACTGAAAGACGGTCAGGCACCCCGGCGGGTGGATCTGATCCTTGATTCATGACAGTAAAATGCCCTTTACCCAATAAGGAGGCGTGTATGCAAGAAAATCCCCACCATCTGGTGATGGGAGAGTTGACCGATTATCTGACGGGTGAGACCGTGCCCGACACCCATGATGAACGGTTCAGACAAAAAATCGCCCGGCATCTGGTTCAGGTCTGCGGGTATGAGAAAAAACAGATTGAATCCCGGAAACAGGTCATTATCAAAACAGGAGAGAAAACGGCCCGGCTCTGGATGGATTTTCTGGTGAGTACGGGGGATAAAACCGGCATGATGATCCGGTATGCGCCCGGATCTCTGGTGACCCGGCGGTTGCCCAATCTGGCTTTGTCCCGGCTTGTTTACCCGTATCAGATCCCCGTGGTCGTGACCTGCAACGGCGAAGATGCCGAAGTGATCAACGGGGTCACCGGCAAGGTGACGGGGCAGGGGGTTGATGCCATTCCGGACAGACAGACATTGATGGCCCTGGATATTGCCGCATCCTTTCCCAAAGTGTCTCAGGCACTTCATGACAAAGCGTCCCGGATCGCCTTTGCCTGTGAAGTGGACGGGGCCTGCCCCTGTGACACGGATGTCTGTATCCTGGATTAGGGTTTGATGTTTGGGCCGGCAAAGAATCCGGCCTAAAACAAAGGTGTCATGCCACTGATTCCGTGAGCCGGATTCAGTCTTTTTTCTGAAGCACTTTTGACAGATAATATCCCGTAAAAGAGGTCGGGTGTTCGGCCACCTGTTCCGGGGTTCCCTGAACAATGATCCGGCCGCCTTTGTCCCCCCCTTCAGGTCCCATATCAATGATATGGTCGGCATATTTGATGACATCCATGTTATGCTCAATCACCACCACGGTATTGCCGGCGGCCACCAGCCGGTCCAGAACCGACAGCAGCCGGTTGATATCATCGGCATGCAGGCCCGTGGTGGGTTCATCCAGAATATAAATGGTTTTTCCCGTACTTTTTTTGGACAGTTCCCTGGCCAGTTTGATGCGCTGGGCTTCTCCCCCGGACAGGGTGACGGCAGACTGACCTAAAGTGATGTAGCCCAGTCCCACTTCCACCAGGGTGGACAGTTTGGCCTGGATGGCAGAAATGTTGTCAAAGAACCGGACCGCCTGGTGAATGGTCATGTCCAGCACCTCGGCAATATTTTTGCCTTTGTAACGGATATCCAGGGTGTCCCGGTTGAACTGCCGGCCCTTGCACACATGGCAGCGCACATGGACATCGGGCAGAAACTGCATTTCAATCTTGATGACGCCCTCTCCAGCACATGCCTCACATCGCCCCCCCCGGATATTGAAACTGAACCGTCCGGGTTTGTATCCCCTGGCCCGGGCATCCGGTGTTCTGGCAAACAATTCACGGATGGCCGGAAGCACCCCCGTGTAAGTGCCGGGATTGGACCTGGGCGTTTTACCGATGGCGGACTGGTCGATATGAATCACTTTGTCCAGATGCTGGATGCCCGTGATCCGGTCATGGGCACCGACCAGCTTATTTGTATATGCAATTTGGTTGCACAGGGCCGGATATAACGTGGACAGCACCAGCGAGGATTTGCCGGATCCGGACACGCCGGTCACACAGATAAAACATCCTAGAGGAAACGACACAGTGACCTGTTTGAGATTATTGGCTTCTGCATTGACAAGGGTTAAATGGCGGCCGTTGCCTTTTCGCCGGATATCCGGAATGGGGATCTGTCTGATTCCCTTGATATACTGGCCCGTCAGCGAATCCGGGCAGGCGGTCAGTTTTTCAGGCGGGCCGGAAAATATGACCTGGCCCCCATGAACCCCGGCAGCCGGACCCATATCGATCACATGGTCGGAAGCCAAAATGGTATCGGTGTCGTGTTCCACCACCACCACGGTATTGTCAAGATGTTTCAGATCCATGAGCGTTTTGATCAGCCGGGCATTGTCCCTGCGGTGAAGGCCGATGCTGGGTTCATCCAGCACATAGAGAATGCCGGTCAGTTTGGAGCCGATCTGGGTGGCCAGACGGATCCGCTGGCTTTCACCGCCGGACAGCGTATCTGCAGACCGGGAAAGAGACAGGTAATCCAGCCCCACATTGTCCAGAAAGATAAGCCGCTGGGTCAGTTCCCTGATAATACCGGCGCTGATCTGTTCCTCTTTCCGGGTCAAAGTCAACGACGCAATGGCTGCCAGCGTCCGTTTAATGGGAAGGCGCGTGATTTCCCAGATCGTATGCCCGCTGACCCGGACATGGGCCGATGCCGGATTCAGCCGGGTGCCCTGGCACCGGGAACAGACACGGGCGTTCATATACCGCTTTAATTCTTCTTTGATGGATTTGGAATCGGTTTCTTTATACCGGCGTTTTAAATAGGGAATCACCCCTTCAAAATTTTTTTTGCTCCGGATTTTTTTGCCGGCCTGCTCTGTGTAAAACTCGATGAGTTCTTCCTTGGATCCGTGCAGCAACACATGCTGGAACCGGTCTGACAGGTTTTTGAACGGGGTATAGATATCCTGGTCAAAATGAGTGGTCAGCGCGTCTAAAAATTCCATGAACTGCACCGAATCCCTGTTCTGCCAGGGAAGAATCGCTCCCTGGCGCAGAGACAATCCCGGATCCGGCACAATCAGGTCCGGGTCAAATGCCGTGATGGATCCCAAACCGTCACAAACAGGGCAGGCCCCCTGGGGGGAGTTAAACGAAAAACTGGCCGGAGTAAAAGGCGGATAACTGATATGGCAGTTTAAGCAGGATGCCGTCTCACTGAACAGCCGATCCTGATTTTTGTCTAGATCCATCACAATAAGAAGACCCTTGGACAGGCTTAACGCCAGTTCCAGAGAAACACTCAATCTTTTTTCAATGCCCGGCTTGATGACCAGACGGTCCACCACCACTTCCAGGGTGTGTTTTTTTTGTTTTTCCAGAATCGGATGGTCCTGGGTCCGGCAGATTTTCCCATCCACCCGCATTCGGGCAAACCCTTGTTTTTTCATCCGGTCGAACACAGCGTCATGCCGGCCTTTCTGGTCTCGGATCAACGGTGCCAGAAGCATTATCCGGGTGTCGGCAGGCAGGGTCAGAATCCGGTCGCAGATCTGGTCAACGGTCATGGGTTCAATGGGATTTCCGCATTGATGACAATGGGGCGTTCCTACCCGGGCGAACAAAAGCCGCAGGTAATCATAGATTTCCGTGATGGTGCCCACCGTGGACCGGGGATTGTGGCCGGCGGTTTTCTGTTCAATGGCAATGGCCGGGGACAGGCCGTCAATGCTGTCCACATCCGGTTTGGCCATTTGCCCTAAAAACTGTCTGGCATAGGTGGACAAAGATTCCACATACCGCCGCTGGCCTTCGGCATACAGGATGTCAAAGGCCAGGGTGGATTTGCCGGATCCGGACAGGCCCGTGACCACGGTCAGACAATTTTTGGGGATCCGCACATCGATATTTTTCAGGTTGTGTTCCCTGGCCCCCTGAATAATGATGTCAGTCATGGGGCAGATTCCGGTCGGTTCGGTGCCGGGCCTGGAAAACCGCCATTTTGACGGCTTCAACCAGGCTGGTGGGATCGGCACATCCTTTCCAGGCAATGTCATAGGCGGTCCCGTGGTCCACGGATGTCCGAATAATGGGCAGTCCCAAGGTGACATTCACCCCGTCCTTGAAATGAATCAGCTTAAAAGGAATCAGGCCCTGGTCATGGTACATGCACACCACGGCATCACAACCGGTCTTTATGGCGTAATTGAACACCGTATCCGGAGGCATGGGCCCTTGAATATCCAGGCCCTGGTTTTGGGCGGCTTTGACAGCCGGGGCAATGATTTGTTGTTCTTCATGACCGAAAAGACCGGCTTCTCCGGCATGGGGATTCAATCCGGCCACGGCCAGGCGGGGGGCTTTAATATTGAACCGGGTTTTAAGATCGGTACAGGTGAGATGGATAATGTCTAAAATGTTTTCCTGTGTCAGGGAATCCGGCACGCTGGCCAGAGGCATATGGATGGTCACCAGAACCACTTTCAGAGTTTTCCCGGCCAGCATCATGGCAAATTTTCTTGTTCCGGTCTGGTGGGCGATCAGTTCCGTGTGCCCATGGAAACGGGACCCCGCCATCTTGAGTCCGGTTTTGGTGATGGGTCCTGTGACCAGGGCATCAATCTGTCCGGACAGGGCCAGATCAACGCCCGTATGGATGTAATCCGCCATGGCCTTTCCGATTACAGATGTCATGGACGGTTGCATCGACATATTCAGTTTCAGGGAAGAAACAGCCAGCAGATTCAGATACCCGGGATCCTCGTTGCCTTGTTTGGGATCATGGATCTTGTGGATGCGCAACGGAATTAAAAACTTTGAAAGTGCTGTGTGCAGGACATCCTGATCCCCGATCACCACAGGGATGCACAAGGCTTGGAGTTCATTTTCACACAAGGCTTTCACCAGTATTTCCGGACCGATGCCCAGAGGATCTCCCATGGTGATGCCAATGATGGGTTTGCCAGACAAATCTGTTTTTTTTACAAAGGGAACAGGCATGATGTATTGAAAATATCAGGTTAAAGATTAAATGAAATATATACTACCCCCGGCACGGATTGTAAATATGCCGGCCCATTTGCAACCAGCAACAATTAAAATTGTGAAACCCTTGGTATATTAG from Desulfotignum phosphitoxidans DSM 13687 includes these protein-coding regions:
- a CDS encoding type I restriction enzyme HsdR N-terminal domain-containing protein, encoding MQENPHHLVMGELTDYLTGETVPDTHDERFRQKIARHLVQVCGYEKKQIESRKQVIIKTGEKTARLWMDFLVSTGDKTGMMIRYAPGSLVTRRLPNLALSRLVYPYQIPVVVTCNGEDAEVINGVTGKVTGQGVDAIPDRQTLMALDIAASFPKVSQALHDKASRIAFACEVDGACPCDTDVCILD
- the pdxA gene encoding 4-hydroxythreonine-4-phosphate dehydrogenase PdxA — encoded protein: MSGKPIIGITMGDPLGIGPEILVKALCENELQALCIPVVIGDQDVLHTALSKFLIPLRIHKIHDPKQGNEDPGYLNLLAVSSLKLNMSMQPSMTSVIGKAMADYIHTGVDLALSGQIDALVTGPITKTGLKMAGSRFHGHTELIAHQTGTRKFAMMLAGKTLKVVLVTIHMPLASVPDSLTQENILDIIHLTCTDLKTRFNIKAPRLAVAGLNPHAGEAGLFGHEEQQIIAPAVKAAQNQGLDIQGPMPPDTVFNYAIKTGCDAVVCMYHDQGLIPFKLIHFKDGVNVTLGLPIIRTSVDHGTAYDIAWKGCADPTSLVEAVKMAVFQARHRTDRNLPHD
- the uvrA gene encoding excinuclease ABC subunit UvrA: MTDIIIQGAREHNLKNIDVRIPKNCLTVVTGLSGSGKSTLAFDILYAEGQRRYVESLSTYARQFLGQMAKPDVDSIDGLSPAIAIEQKTAGHNPRSTVGTITEIYDYLRLLFARVGTPHCHQCGNPIEPMTVDQICDRILTLPADTRIMLLAPLIRDQKGRHDAVFDRMKKQGFARMRVDGKICRTQDHPILEKQKKHTLEVVVDRLVIKPGIEKRLSVSLELALSLSKGLLIVMDLDKNQDRLFSETASCLNCHISYPPFTPASFSFNSPQGACPVCDGLGSITAFDPDLIVPDPGLSLRQGAILPWQNRDSVQFMEFLDALTTHFDQDIYTPFKNLSDRFQHVLLHGSKEELIEFYTEQAGKKIRSKKNFEGVIPYLKRRYKETDSKSIKEELKRYMNARVCSRCQGTRLNPASAHVRVSGHTIWEITRLPIKRTLAAIASLTLTRKEEQISAGIIRELTQRLIFLDNVGLDYLSLSRSADTLSGGESQRIRLATQIGSKLTGILYVLDEPSIGLHRRDNARLIKTLMDLKHLDNTVVVVEHDTDTILASDHVIDMGPAAGVHGGQVIFSGPPEKLTACPDSLTGQYIKGIRQIPIPDIRRKGNGRHLTLVNAEANNLKQVTVSFPLGCFICVTGVSGSGKSSLVLSTLYPALCNQIAYTNKLVGAHDRITGIQHLDKVIHIDQSAIGKTPRSNPGTYTGVLPAIRELFARTPDARARGYKPGRFSFNIRGGRCEACAGEGVIKIEMQFLPDVHVRCHVCKGRQFNRDTLDIRYKGKNIAEVLDMTIHQAVRFFDNISAIQAKLSTLVEVGLGYITLGQSAVTLSGGEAQRIKLARELSKKSTGKTIYILDEPTTGLHADDINRLLSVLDRLVAAGNTVVVIEHNMDVIKYADHIIDMGPEGGDKGGRIIVQGTPEQVAEHPTSFTGYYLSKVLQKKD
- a CDS encoding adenine deaminase translates to MSMHHTRISHHLITRDLAAVAMGAKPADLIIKNGRLVDVCTARIREPVDIAVYQGHIALVGDAAHVQVNSQTRVMDASGKYLCPGLIDSHMHIESSMVDLPAFAAGVLPQGTTTICPDIHELTNVLGMKAVDLFYESAKGLPLKALIAMPVCVPSLPGMEDAGADVTPSLVREAYESGRVFLQGEQMNFPGVIFGDDTVHQIISAGIRANKVLTGHFSSRDTNAGLNAYIASGMTADHETTTAQGAAARAMRGMYVQQRYGSAWLDLPQLVEAITHDPGCDTRFYTLVTDDVTAATVVSNGHLVRVLRKAIQLGINPVMALQMVTINPAQMLEASRWIGSLTPGRAADILVVDNLTQFTISQVFCDGVAVAEDNQLCRPIHPYAYPDWALKTMHLDWLAPTDFHIPAPFENPVQVRVIHLVPDRVHTLSKTRTLESKDRCLHADPLQDLAKAGVFYRHSPNGSADKSRGLGFVSGTRFIPGSAYASTVSHDSHNLLVVGMDDTAMALAANTLIESGGGLAVVMENRVLAHLPLPLGGIMGLESMETTAVGVQAVENALAQIGCPHKSFEMTLSLLGLVVLGELRLSNRGLVELKDGQAPRRVDLILDS